In a single window of the Coprothermobacter proteolyticus DSM 5265 genome:
- a CDS encoding HesA/MoeB/ThiF family protein — protein sequence MNERYVVQEKFPPLGVEGQKLLRKSSVVLVGVGGLGTFIAQYLVRAGVGRLRLIDFDVVELSNLQRQILYDEGDVGKSKAQCAYTHLRRINSEVILEPVEDKLTGQNAESLLTGFDVIMDGTDNYQARFVMNDVAKKNGIPFAFGSVAGAYGMSKMFLPDEKICLRDVVGDSLDVSNAPTAATGGLISPILGVVTAFMATETIKVLTGALDKVERRLMVFDLWQNQWSQLYIAENPQCEVCSGKRYPALEGDF from the coding sequence GTGAACGAACGGTATGTGGTTCAGGAAAAGTTTCCCCCACTGGGGGTGGAAGGCCAGAAGCTGCTTAGAAAAAGTAGTGTTGTTTTAGTTGGCGTGGGCGGTTTAGGAACTTTTATTGCTCAGTACTTAGTCAGAGCAGGCGTGGGTCGTCTTAGGTTGATTGATTTTGACGTTGTTGAGCTATCAAATCTGCAAAGACAGATTTTGTACGACGAAGGTGATGTGGGAAAGTCCAAAGCCCAATGTGCTTATACACACTTGAGACGAATTAACAGTGAGGTAATCTTGGAGCCGGTGGAAGATAAACTCACTGGCCAAAATGCTGAGAGTCTTCTTACGGGCTTTGACGTAATTATGGATGGGACGGACAATTATCAAGCACGTTTTGTAATGAACGACGTGGCCAAGAAGAATGGCATCCCTTTTGCATTTGGTAGTGTTGCTGGCGCCTATGGCATGTCGAAAATGTTCCTTCCTGATGAAAAGATATGTTTGCGCGACGTAGTGGGAGACAGCCTTGATGTTTCTAACGCACCTACAGCCGCCACAGGAGGGCTAATAAGCCCTATTTTAGGTGTGGTCACCGCTTTCATGGCTACCGAGACCATAAAAGTACTCACAGGCGCCTTGGATAAAGTGGAAAGGAGGCTCATGGTTTTCGATCTTTGGCAAAACCAATGGAGTCAACTCTACATTGCTGAAAATCCCCAATGCGAGGTCTGTTCCGGTAAACGTTATCCAGCGTTAGAGGGCGATTTTTAG
- a CDS encoding MFS transporter, whose protein sequence is MKGTYAKYFLMSLGYMGISVILSLYEADVPVMLEETFSLSNLATGLVINIDAFFAVAFMPIVTAYSDIVRTRTGRRLPFFLTAMPLMAFFFALSALIPMVLGSSTCSLLVFILMLILTNVFLGVAKGPFMALMCDVTEPRERSVAYGFLNFMGGLGSILVYLGIGHISSYNRFAGFAMASAVALLCASVVGSYVKEVPRVSPLVNSGSWWHEVQTIMNPKYTGLWLELFGVFLWFMAVSGIEVFYVVFVAMESGFPEAIAETLAKLNLGIMSSAFAFFAVPAGWLGARFGSKRVMILGLLLTGFAVSGIMSAGSPVTSRGYFAIAGVGMAMVGINSYPAVMDMAKPTQNGTFTAFYLFASQIAYLISAPLIGFASDLVGSRSVVFELTLVFVFLALVFMVFAKTEKIREDVQ, encoded by the coding sequence ATGAAAGGAACCTACGCGAAATACTTCTTGATGAGTCTTGGTTACATGGGGATTTCGGTCATATTGAGTTTGTACGAAGCAGATGTTCCAGTGATGTTGGAAGAAACATTTAGCTTGAGCAACCTTGCTACAGGATTGGTCATAAACATTGATGCTTTTTTCGCAGTGGCTTTCATGCCGATTGTTACGGCATATTCTGATATCGTGCGAACGAGAACTGGAAGACGATTGCCTTTTTTTCTGACAGCCATGCCATTAATGGCTTTCTTCTTTGCTCTAAGTGCGTTGATACCGATGGTACTGGGCAGTAGTACTTGTTCACTTTTAGTGTTCATACTCATGCTAATACTAACTAATGTTTTTCTGGGTGTAGCTAAGGGACCATTTATGGCTCTAATGTGTGACGTCACTGAACCAAGGGAACGCTCTGTTGCTTACGGGTTTCTGAACTTTATGGGCGGTTTGGGTTCTATTTTGGTTTATTTGGGTATCGGACACATTAGCAGTTACAACAGATTTGCTGGTTTCGCTATGGCATCTGCGGTAGCTCTCCTCTGTGCCTCGGTGGTAGGTTCTTACGTAAAAGAAGTTCCTCGCGTGTCGCCTTTGGTCAATAGCGGCAGTTGGTGGCATGAGGTTCAAACGATCATGAACCCGAAATATACTGGCCTTTGGCTGGAGTTGTTCGGTGTTTTCCTCTGGTTTATGGCAGTAAGCGGCATAGAGGTTTTTTACGTTGTATTCGTTGCTATGGAGTCAGGATTTCCTGAAGCCATCGCTGAAACGTTGGCGAAACTTAATCTTGGGATTATGTCTTCAGCTTTCGCTTTTTTTGCTGTTCCCGCGGGCTGGCTCGGAGCACGATTTGGCAGCAAGCGCGTCATGATACTTGGTCTTCTGCTTACTGGATTTGCAGTATCCGGTATCATGTCCGCTGGAAGCCCGGTAACGTCACGAGGTTATTTCGCCATAGCGGGTGTTGGCATGGCCATGGTCGGTATTAATTCTTATCCCGCAGTTATGGACATGGCCAAACCAACACAAAATGGTACTTTTACGGCTTTCTACTTATTTGCCTCTCAAATTGCTTACCTCATATCAGCTCCATTGATAGGATTTGCATCTGACTTAGTGGGAAGTCGAAGCGTTGTTTTTGAGCTAACGCTTGTTTTTGTTTTTCTTGCTCTCGTTTTCATGGTTTTCGCAAAGACCGAAAAGATTCGTGAGGATGTCCAGTGA
- a CDS encoding ACP S-malonyltransferase, translating into MATKIAHAYPGQGAQFPEMGKYLSRKALQIATESFQKLITALEKQDKEILTETEFVQPAVYLVEASLMEKLPSPSLVLGHSSGEYAALVEARVWDVRTGFEIIRARGHFSASFAPKGFMVQIPSNSRQQVLGEFKSVYLAAINSEDRVVVAGVEADWKKLKEFLEENHVEYTLLHVSAPFHTPYMEKAAQRLRSFLEINPGKMPAISVYLNALKRVVQSYDDVIEGLTLGLTKPINWLETQEYLKRSEISTLVEVYPRPYLSKFTSFPTYNVSEFYHLTL; encoded by the coding sequence ATGGCAACAAAGATTGCACATGCGTACCCGGGACAAGGTGCACAGTTCCCTGAAATGGGAAAGTACCTTTCAAGGAAGGCATTGCAAATTGCTACTGAAAGCTTCCAAAAGTTAATAACTGCTTTGGAAAAACAAGATAAAGAAATACTCACAGAAACAGAATTCGTACAGCCTGCTGTTTACCTAGTAGAAGCGTCCCTCATGGAAAAGCTGCCATCTCCATCCCTAGTCTTAGGGCATAGCTCAGGAGAATATGCAGCCTTGGTGGAAGCCAGAGTTTGGGATGTTCGAACTGGATTTGAAATCATAAGAGCTAGGGGCCATTTCAGCGCTTCCTTCGCACCCAAGGGTTTCATGGTGCAAATCCCCTCAAACAGCAGACAACAGGTGCTTGGAGAATTCAAGTCCGTATACTTGGCTGCCATTAACAGCGAAGACCGAGTAGTCGTAGCAGGTGTTGAAGCTGATTGGAAAAAGTTGAAAGAGTTTCTAGAAGAAAACCACGTGGAATACACATTGCTACACGTGTCAGCACCTTTTCACACACCCTACATGGAAAAAGCCGCACAAAGGCTACGTTCCTTCTTGGAAATCAATCCGGGCAAAATGCCTGCCATATCTGTCTACCTGAACGCCCTAAAACGCGTGGTACAGAGTTATGATGATGTAATCGAAGGTTTAACTCTTGGTCTGACAAAACCTATCAACTGGTTGGAAACCCAAGAGTACCTAAAGAGAAGTGAAATAAGCACATTGGTGGAAGTGTACCCACGCCCCTATTTAAGCAAATTTACCTCCTTTCCAACCTATAACGTGTCGGAGTTCTACCATTTGACTTTGTAA